The genomic region TCGACTCCATCTTCTTCATTGCCCCCCATTGATCAACGCCACGTACCAAAAAATCACCCCCACAAACAAACCCCATGGCATCAAATGCATAATCAGCACACAGTTGCGATCCAACAAAAAGTTTGCCCCCATTAGTCGCCGCAAGTGAGACCAAATACCCTTTTCTGCTCAGATCCTGAACCCAACTCTTTCTTTCCAGCAACAGCTTCTTTCGAGACCACAATGCCTGAAGACGATCAACAAATATCTTAGTCTGGGCCGACAGAGCATAAAAATATACTGGCGAAGCAATAATGATTGCCTGAGCGCCATCGATCTTGCCATAAAGAGCCTGCATATCGTCATTGATCACGCATCGTCCTGTTTTAGTGCACCCACCACAACCAATACAAGGTCCGATAGTATAATCAACAAGTCTGATCGACTCAACCTCTCCCCCTGCACTGGTCACCCCTCGTAGTATCGCAGCCACTAACGTCTCCGTATTACCACCTTTTCGTGGGCTGCCTGTCACTGCCAAAACCTTCACCGCCACCTACCTCTTTCTGCCATAAAATTCACTTTCATCTCGCAATTTTTCAGCCAATTCTTCGGTAAGAAAGTGATCGGCACATCGCCAAGACCAGTTCCCATGAGCAGTTCCAGGCATATTCATCCGGCAATCACCACCAAAGCCCAGGATATCCTGCAGCGGCACAAGCGCTGTCGAAGCAACTGAAGAAAAAGCCAAACGAATCAAGTCCCAATGAATCTCTCTTCCGTCGGTATGAGCATAACGCCTCACCCGGACACGTGTCTCTTCTGAAGCATCTTCCAGATACCAACCAAAAACAGTATTGTTGTCATGGGTGCCTGTAAACACCACACAATTCACAGAATCAAAATTATGAGGCAAATACAAATTTTCTGGATCGGAATCAAAAGCAAATTGCAGTATTTTCATCCCGGGAAATCCTAATGCATCTCGAAGCTTAATCACTTCCGGAGTAATAATCCCCAAATCCTCGGCAATGATCGGTAAACTGGCAATATCATCCGCAATTTTTTTAAAAAATTTCACCCCAGGCCCCTTGATCCATCGACCATTAACTGCAGTGTTTTCATGCGCTGGAATTTGCCAATACGACTCAAAACCACGAAAATGATCGATTCGAACACTATCAACCATTCGAGCTTTCAAACGAAAACG from Desulfobulbaceae bacterium harbors:
- a CDS encoding flavodoxin family protein, with translation MAVKVLAVTGSPRKGGNTETLVAAILRGVTSAGGEVESIRLVDYTIGPCIGCGGCTKTGRCVINDDMQALYGKIDGAQAIIIASPVYFYALSAQTKIFVDRLQALWSRKKLLLERKSWVQDLSRKGYLVSLAATNGGKLFVGSQLCADYAFDAMGFVCGGDFLVRGVDQWGAMKKMESKMKEAELFGEALCCGTI